The window ACATCTTTTATTCCTTTATCAACTACATCCTTTAAAGCAATAAGGCAGTCTTCCCCTATGCTTACTATGTTCTTGTAGTTTAGCATATCCAATGCCTTAAACAACATTCTGTGTGCTGGTTTTATTCCACAGTTTATCGCTATATCACAGACTTTTGTTGCTATCTGGAAACTAATCTTTGCTACTTTATCAAAGTGTCCCTTAACCCAATAGTCGTAGTAGTATATTACTTTTGCTTGTTCTGGTGTCAGGTTTTTAATATCCAAATGCGGGTATGCTCTTTTGCTTATCCCATACTTTGTCTCCCCCCCACTGTCGTTCGGGTGATTACTGTAT is drawn from Brevinematia bacterium and contains these coding sequences:
- a CDS encoding glycosyl hydrolase 108 family protein, which codes for MDKRFDEFFKDIIRHEGGYSNHPNDSGGETKYGISKRAYPHLDIKNLTPEQAKVIYYYDYWVKGHFDKVAKISFQIATKVCDIAINCGIKPAHRMLFKALDMLNYKNIVSIGEDCLIALKDVVDKGIKDVFINNVISLQKEYYIGIVNKHPKNKVFLEGWLKRAEYKGVVKYG